In Paracoccus sp. N5, a single window of DNA contains:
- a CDS encoding glutamine amidotransferase family protein has translation MCGIVGLFLKNDALHPKLGDLLTDMLITMTDRGPDSAGIAIYGDDSNKLKITVQSDTPDQTFHGLDTALSLALDGPVTMRVVDTHAVLTLPEGTEAQARAFMAEKGIRVMGAGHSMEIYKEVGLPKDVAERFHLRDMAGSHGIGHTRMATESAVTTLGAHPFSTGDDQCLVHNGSLSNHNQMRRVLTEKGFKPQTQNDTEVAACYISSRLAEGANLGEALEGTLDDLDGFFTFVVGTKNGFGVVRDPIACKPAVMAETDDYVAFGSEYRALANLPGIENARVWEPEPATVYFWER, from the coding sequence ATGTGCGGCATTGTTGGCCTGTTCCTCAAGAACGACGCCTTGCACCCCAAGCTGGGCGACCTGTTGACCGATATGCTGATCACCATGACCGACCGCGGCCCGGACAGCGCCGGGATCGCGATCTATGGCGATGACAGCAACAAGCTGAAGATCACCGTGCAGTCGGACACGCCCGACCAGACCTTCCACGGGCTGGACACCGCGCTGTCGCTGGCGCTGGACGGGCCGGTGACGATGCGCGTCGTCGACACCCATGCCGTGCTGACCCTGCCCGAGGGCACCGAGGCCCAGGCCCGCGCCTTCATGGCCGAGAAGGGCATCCGCGTCATGGGCGCCGGCCATTCGATGGAGATCTACAAGGAAGTCGGCCTGCCCAAGGACGTGGCCGAGCGTTTCCACCTGCGCGACATGGCCGGCAGCCACGGCATCGGCCACACCCGCATGGCGACCGAAAGCGCCGTGACCACGCTGGGGGCGCATCCGTTCTCGACCGGCGACGACCAGTGCCTGGTGCATAACGGCTCGCTTTCGAACCACAACCAGATGCGCCGGGTGCTGACCGAAAAGGGCTTCAAGCCGCAGACCCAGAACGACACCGAGGTCGCCGCCTGCTATATCTCGTCGCGGCTGGCCGAGGGCGCCAACCTGGGCGAGGCGCTGGAAGGCACGCTGGACGACCTGGACGGGTTCTTCACCTTCGTCGTCGGCACCAAGAACGGCTTCGGCGTCGTGCGCGACCCGATCGCCTGCAAGCCCGCCGTCATGGCCGAAACCGACGATTACGTCGCCTTTGGCAGCGAATATCGCGCATTGGCCAACCTGCCGGGCATCGAAAACGCCCGCGTCTGGGAGCCCGAGCCTGCCACCGTCTATTTCTGGGAACGCTGA
- a CDS encoding NAD(P)/FAD-dependent oxidoreductase — MTKRVAVIGAGPSGLAQLRAFQSAARKGAEIPEIVCFEKQSNWGGLWNYTWRTGTDEHGEPVHGSMYRYLWTNGPKEGLEFADYSFEEHFGKQIASYPPRAVMFDYIEGRVKKAGVRDWIRFNTVVRWIEYDDEAQDFTVTVHDMERDHVYRERFDHVIVASGHFSSPNVPEYPGFDQFYGRITHAHDFRDAREFSGQDVLVVGSSYSAEDIGSQCWKYGAKSVTSCYRSAPMGFKWPDNWEEKPALVRVEGKTAFFTDGTSKAVDAIILCTGYRHYFPFLPDDLRLKTANRLATADLYKGVVYVHNPRMFYVGMQDQWFTFNMFDAQAWYVRDIILGRIAVPADKQAMLADVAEREEREEASPDVKYAIKYQGDYVKELIAETDYPSFDVDGACAAFYEWKHHKAEDIMAFRNHCYRSVITGTMAPVHHTPWKDALDDSMAAYLRN, encoded by the coding sequence ATGACGAAGCGAGTCGCCGTTATCGGCGCTGGCCCTTCCGGGCTTGCCCAGCTACGCGCCTTTCAATCCGCCGCCCGCAAGGGCGCCGAGATCCCCGAGATCGTCTGTTTCGAGAAGCAGTCGAACTGGGGCGGGCTGTGGAACTATACTTGGCGCACCGGCACCGACGAACATGGCGAGCCGGTGCATGGCTCGATGTATCGCTATCTCTGGACCAACGGTCCGAAAGAGGGGCTGGAGTTCGCCGACTATTCCTTCGAGGAGCATTTCGGCAAGCAGATCGCATCCTATCCGCCGCGCGCGGTGATGTTCGACTATATCGAGGGCCGGGTGAAGAAGGCCGGCGTGCGCGACTGGATCCGCTTCAACACCGTCGTGCGCTGGATCGAATATGACGACGAAGCGCAGGATTTCACCGTCACCGTCCACGACATGGAGCGCGACCACGTCTATCGCGAGCGCTTCGACCACGTCATCGTCGCCTCGGGGCATTTCTCGTCGCCGAACGTGCCGGAATACCCGGGCTTCGACCAGTTCTATGGCCGCATCACCCATGCCCATGACTTCCGCGACGCGCGCGAATTCAGCGGCCAGGACGTGCTGGTCGTCGGCTCCAGCTATTCGGCCGAGGACATCGGCTCGCAATGCTGGAAATATGGCGCGAAATCGGTGACCTCCTGCTATCGCTCGGCGCCGATGGGCTTCAAATGGCCCGACAACTGGGAAGAAAAGCCGGCGCTGGTCCGGGTCGAGGGCAAGACCGCCTTCTTCACCGACGGCACCAGCAAGGCGGTCGATGCGATCATCCTGTGCACCGGCTACCGGCATTATTTCCCGTTCCTGCCGGACGACCTGCGGCTGAAGACGGCGAACCGGCTGGCGACGGCGGATCTCTACAAGGGCGTGGTCTATGTCCACAACCCGCGCATGTTCTATGTCGGCATGCAGGACCAGTGGTTCACCTTCAATATGTTCGACGCCCAGGCCTGGTATGTGCGCGACATCATCCTGGGCCGGATCGCGGTTCCCGCCGACAAGCAGGCGATGCTGGCCGACGTGGCCGAGCGCGAGGAGCGCGAGGAAGCCAGCCCCGACGTGAAATATGCGATCAAATACCAGGGCGATTACGTCAAGGAGCTGATCGCCGAGACCGACTATCCCAGCTTCGACGTCGATGGCGCCTGCGCGGCCTTCTACGAATGGAAGCATCACAAGGCCGAGGACATCATGGCCTTCCGCAACCACTGCTATCGCTCGGTCATCACCGGCACCATGGCGCCGGTGCACCACACGCCCTGGAAGGACGCGCTGGACGACAGCATGGCCGCCTATCTGCGCAACTGA
- the glnT gene encoding type III glutamate--ammonia ligase, which produces MTDLAEFAREKGVKYFMVSYTDLGGAQRAKLVPAYTINNVVKGGAGFAGFAGGFVLTPAHPDMLGVPDPTTVIQLPWKPEVAWVAANPAMYDADLPQAPRNVLRNVIADAEKEGLRIKTGVEPEFFFLSPCGGQIADTRDVGSKPCYDQQAIMRRYDVISEVSDYMIDLGWEPYQSDHEDANGQFEMNWKYDDALATADKLAFFKFMLKSVAEKHGLRVTFMPKPFLELTGSGMHAHISGWSLDGETNAFYDGNDELGLSEVGHHFLGGIMKHASSLAAITNPTINSYKRINAPRTSSGATWAPNSVTWSGDNRTHLVRVPGKGRIELRLPDGASNPYLLQAVIMAAGIDGVRNKCDPGKRLDIDMYADGHTVKDAPKLPLNLLDAIRTFDANTELKAALGEDFAQAFIEMKTKEWNSYCGHLTQWERDNTLDI; this is translated from the coding sequence ATGACCGATCTTGCCGAATTCGCCCGGGAAAAAGGCGTCAAGTATTTCATGGTGTCCTACACCGACCTGGGTGGGGCGCAGCGGGCCAAGCTGGTGCCGGCCTATACGATCAACAACGTCGTCAAGGGCGGCGCCGGTTTCGCGGGCTTTGCGGGTGGCTTTGTCCTGACCCCCGCGCATCCCGACATGCTGGGCGTCCCCGATCCGACGACCGTCATCCAGCTGCCCTGGAAGCCCGAGGTGGCCTGGGTCGCCGCAAATCCGGCGATGTATGACGCCGACCTGCCGCAGGCGCCGCGCAACGTGCTGCGCAACGTCATCGCCGATGCCGAGAAGGAGGGCCTGCGGATCAAGACCGGGGTCGAGCCCGAGTTCTTCTTTCTCTCGCCCTGCGGCGGACAGATCGCCGATACCCGCGACGTGGGCTCCAAGCCCTGCTACGACCAGCAGGCGATCATGCGGCGCTATGACGTGATCTCGGAAGTCAGTGACTACATGATCGACCTGGGCTGGGAGCCCTATCAGAGCGACCACGAGGACGCCAACGGCCAGTTCGAGATGAACTGGAAATACGACGACGCGCTGGCGACCGCCGACAAGCTGGCCTTTTTCAAGTTCATGCTGAAATCGGTCGCCGAAAAGCACGGGCTGCGCGTGACCTTCATGCCCAAGCCGTTCCTGGAGCTGACCGGCTCGGGCATGCACGCGCATATCTCGGGCTGGAGCCTCGATGGCGAGACCAATGCCTTCTACGACGGCAACGACGAGCTGGGGCTGTCCGAGGTCGGCCACCATTTCCTGGGCGGCATCATGAAGCACGCCTCGTCCCTGGCGGCGATCACCAACCCGACGATCAACAGCTACAAGCGCATCAACGCGCCGCGCACCTCGTCTGGCGCGACCTGGGCGCCGAACTCGGTGACCTGGTCGGGCGACAACCGGACCCATCTCGTCCGCGTTCCCGGCAAGGGCCGGATCGAATTGCGCCTGCCGGACGGGGCCTCGAACCCCTACCTGCTGCAAGCCGTCATCATGGCCGCCGGGATCGACGGCGTCCGCAACAAATGCGATCCCGGTAAGCGCCTGGACATCGACATGTATGCCGACGGCCACACCGTCAAGGATGCGCCCAAGCTGCCGCTGAACCTGCTGGACGCCATTCGCACCTTCGACGCGAACACCGAACTGAAGGCGGCGCTTGGCGAAGACTTCGCGCAGGCCTTCATCGAGATGAAGACCAAGGAATGGAATTCCTACTGCGGCCATCTGACACAGTGGGAACGTGACAACACGCTTGACATCTGA
- a CDS encoding ABC transporter substrate-binding protein has translation MQSSLAQRLALAGSLPRNLRRSAGPVRIGLLAPLSGPSAPWGKPGLEGCQIWADWVNEQGGLILGAQRRRVEILARDAAIGPDETRMAAMELVERLGVRVMLTLGGDSLAPALPWLMTRRVLTTTLLPFDLSPDTPSLIAPAEVHPIFVVTGVEWLAEARPELRRVALCSQEDMLGLPSLASYRAAFAAENMTVVSELRYPPQECDAEAMVTAMLAQDPEVLCWCSSEPHMVHALTEAAFHAGFRGPILSATGDNYHRLVARTSVEFMQDFTFHFPDFDDPALAGTAFFFRQPAAFHAAYQQRFPGHWSAVSWEYAAALDLWHQAVEIAGTTEPLSVLDSMKRGGQMMQVFGPARWYGEALFGIDNALIGNWPVVRVTDGVARIASFRSVLGWLDRHEARLLHEMEALGLLWQQRAGMGGKWLPGAGISPPA, from the coding sequence ATGCAAAGCTCACTGGCACAGCGGCTGGCCCTTGCCGGCAGCCTGCCGCGAAATCTGCGCCGCAGCGCCGGTCCGGTCCGAATCGGCCTGCTTGCGCCGCTCAGCGGGCCGTCCGCGCCCTGGGGCAAGCCGGGGCTGGAGGGCTGCCAGATCTGGGCGGACTGGGTGAACGAACAGGGCGGGCTGATCCTGGGCGCGCAGCGCCGCCGGGTCGAGATCCTGGCCCGCGACGCCGCCATCGGTCCCGACGAAACCCGCATGGCCGCCATGGAGCTGGTCGAGCGGCTGGGGGTGCGGGTCATGCTGACGCTGGGGGGTGATTCGCTGGCCCCGGCGCTGCCTTGGCTGATGACGCGGCGGGTGCTGACCACGACGCTGCTGCCCTTTGACCTGTCGCCCGACACCCCCAGCCTGATCGCCCCGGCCGAGGTGCATCCGATCTTTGTCGTCACCGGCGTCGAATGGCTGGCCGAGGCCCGGCCCGAGCTGCGCCGCGTCGCGCTATGCAGCCAGGAGGACATGCTTGGCCTGCCCTCGCTTGCCAGCTATCGCGCTGCTTTCGCTGCGGAAAACATGACCGTGGTCTCCGAGCTGCGCTATCCGCCGCAGGAATGCGATGCCGAGGCGATGGTCACGGCCATGCTGGCGCAGGACCCGGAGGTGCTGTGCTGGTGCTCGTCCGAGCCGCATATGGTCCATGCCCTGACCGAGGCCGCCTTTCACGCCGGTTTCCGCGGCCCGATCCTGTCGGCCACCGGCGACAACTACCACCGGCTGGTGGCGCGGACCTCGGTCGAGTTCATGCAGGATTTCACCTTCCACTTCCCGGATTTCGACGATCCGGCGCTGGCGGGCACGGCGTTCTTCTTTCGCCAGCCGGCGGCCTTTCACGCCGCCTATCAGCAGCGTTTCCCGGGGCATTGGTCGGCGGTCAGCTGGGAATATGCCGCCGCGCTGGATCTGTGGCACCAGGCGGTCGAGATCGCCGGCACCACCGAGCCGCTGAGCGTGCTCGATTCGATGAAGCGCGGCGGCCAGATGATGCAGGTCTTCGGCCCGGCGCGCTGGTATGGCGAGGCGCTGTTCGGCATCGACAACGCCCTGATCGGCAACTGGCCGGTGGTGCGGGTGACCGATGGCGTGGCGCGCATCGCCAGCTTCCGCTCGGTCCTGGGCTGGCTCGACCGGCACGAGGCGCGGCTTCTGCACGAGATGGAGGCCCTGGGCCTGCTCTGGCAGCAGCGTGCCGGCATGGGCGGCAAATGGTTGCCGGGGGCGGGGATCAGTCCTCCTGCATGA
- a CDS encoding aminomethyltransferase family protein, protein MSAITYPGLLRPGPPRPSGLRVASPVSRAPAQERHTVAGGGALLLPLAQGDRVTVINAEGGQRAELVAVDMQGRPGLLGPASDEPHGLRRALSSGEDSLTRLARSIAARGIDLSKNHAIVLFGAESPAGDRAEFTAEGAGWLIACAPGDPMDPESGDTASPLTLLVDRASPRAKQGFELPDPLADPILDIRVKSATAEAYLVRAGEYIQIQDVDGRQCTDFQCFDARKLDRGIQNPLDVTTTRTILGHSYAMPGLHAKYFDQDNTPLVEVVQDTCGRHDAFAMACSSKYYDDIGYPGHANCSDNFNGALAEYGVDPRKGWMAANFFFNTWIDAHGVLMTDEPWSRPGDYVLLRALTDIVCVSSACPDDTSPANGWHLSDIHVRSYAASERFQRAVAWRPMPESEPIMTRQTAFHDNFAALTRDFIEYKGFWLPNTFPNSSPEEEYRSCRSGVAMMDLSALRKFEVTGPDSEALMQWVLTRDVKKLGVGQVVYSAMCYPHGGMVDDGTLFRMGPDRFRWIGGTDYGGEWMREQAQALGLNVMIRSSTDQLHNLAVQGPKSRDVMNAAIWTAPHQTAIPELGWFRWTVGRIGGPNGAPVVVSRTGYTGELGYEIFCHPKDGAEVFAAVAEAGAPHGIKPMGLAALDLLRIEAGLIFADYEFTDQTDPFEAGIGFTVPLKTKPDDFIGREALIRRKENPRWKLVGIEIDSRIPAHHGDCLHIGRAQIGEITSAMWSPLLDKQIALARVDVTHAAEGTEIEVGKLDGQQKRLPARITAFPHYDPKKERPRS, encoded by the coding sequence ATGAGCGCCATCACCTATCCCGGCCTGCTTCGCCCCGGACCGCCCCGGCCCAGCGGGCTGCGCGTCGCATCCCCCGTCAGCCGCGCCCCGGCGCAGGAACGCCACACCGTCGCGGGCGGCGGCGCGCTGCTGCTGCCGCTGGCGCAGGGCGACCGCGTCACCGTCATCAACGCCGAAGGCGGCCAGCGCGCCGAGCTGGTCGCGGTGGACATGCAGGGCCGCCCCGGCCTGCTGGGCCCGGCCTCGGATGAGCCGCACGGGCTGCGCCGGGCGCTGAGCTCGGGCGAGGACAGCCTGACCCGGCTTGCCCGCAGCATCGCGGCACGCGGCATCGACCTGTCGAAAAACCACGCGATCGTGCTGTTCGGGGCGGAAAGCCCCGCCGGCGACCGCGCCGAATTCACCGCCGAAGGCGCCGGCTGGCTGATCGCATGCGCGCCCGGCGACCCGATGGACCCGGAGAGCGGCGACACCGCCAGCCCGCTGACCCTGCTGGTCGACCGCGCAAGCCCGCGCGCCAAGCAGGGGTTCGAACTGCCCGACCCGCTGGCCGATCCGATCCTGGACATCCGGGTGAAATCCGCCACGGCCGAGGCCTATCTGGTCCGGGCCGGCGAATATATCCAGATCCAGGACGTGGACGGCCGGCAATGCACGGATTTCCAGTGTTTCGACGCCCGCAAGCTGGATCGCGGCATCCAGAACCCGCTGGACGTCACCACGACCCGCACCATCCTGGGCCACAGCTATGCCATGCCCGGCCTGCATGCGAAATATTTCGACCAGGACAATACCCCGCTGGTCGAGGTGGTGCAGGATACCTGCGGCCGGCACGACGCCTTTGCCATGGCCTGCTCGTCGAAATATTATGACGACATCGGCTATCCCGGCCACGCCAATTGCTCGGACAATTTCAACGGCGCGCTGGCGGAATACGGCGTCGATCCGCGCAAGGGCTGGATGGCGGCGAATTTCTTCTTCAACACCTGGATCGACGCGCATGGCGTGCTGATGACCGACGAGCCCTGGTCCCGGCCGGGCGACTACGTGCTGCTGCGGGCGCTGACCGACATCGTCTGCGTGTCCTCGGCCTGCCCGGACGACACCAGCCCCGCCAACGGCTGGCACCTGTCGGACATCCATGTCCGCAGCTATGCCGCCAGCGAACGCTTCCAGCGCGCCGTCGCCTGGCGGCCCATGCCAGAGTCAGAGCCGATCATGACCCGACAGACCGCCTTCCACGACAATTTCGCCGCGCTGACCCGCGACTTCATCGAATACAAGGGTTTCTGGCTGCCGAACACCTTCCCGAATTCCTCGCCCGAAGAGGAATACCGCAGCTGCCGCAGCGGCGTCGCCATGATGGACCTGTCGGCGCTGCGCAAGTTCGAGGTGACCGGCCCGGACAGCGAGGCCCTGATGCAATGGGTGCTGACCCGCGACGTCAAGAAGCTGGGCGTGGGCCAGGTGGTCTATTCCGCGATGTGCTATCCGCATGGCGGCATGGTCGATGACGGCACGCTGTTCCGCATGGGCCCGGACCGTTTCCGCTGGATCGGCGGCACCGATTACGGCGGCGAATGGATGCGCGAGCAGGCTCAGGCCTTGGGGCTGAACGTGATGATCCGCTCCTCGACCGACCAGCTGCACAACCTGGCCGTCCAGGGGCCGAAAAGCCGCGACGTGATGAACGCGGCGATCTGGACCGCGCCGCACCAGACCGCGATCCCGGAACTGGGCTGGTTCCGCTGGACCGTGGGCCGGATCGGCGGCCCGAACGGCGCCCCGGTCGTGGTTTCGCGCACCGGCTACACCGGCGAGCTGGGCTATGAGATCTTCTGCCACCCGAAGGACGGGGCCGAGGTCTTTGCAGCCGTGGCCGAGGCCGGCGCGCCCCATGGCATCAAGCCCATGGGCCTGGCCGCGCTGGACCTCTTGCGCATCGAGGCCGGGCTGATCTTCGCGGATTACGAATTCACCGACCAGACCGACCCGTTCGAGGCCGGCATCGGCTTCACCGTGCCCTTGAAGACCAAGCCCGACGACTTCATCGGCCGCGAGGCGCTGATCCGGCGCAAGGAGAACCCGCGCTGGAAGCTGGTGGGGATCGAGATCGACAGCCGCATCCCGGCGCATCACGGCGACTGCCTGCATATCGGCCGGGCGCAGATCGGAGAGATCACCTCGGCCATGTGGTCGCCGCTTCTGGACAAGCAGATCGCGCTCGCCCGCGTGGACGTGACCCATGCGGCCGAGGGCACCGAAATCGAGGTCGGCAAGCTCGACGGGCAGCAGAAGCGCCTGCCCGCGCGCATCACCGCCTTCCCGCATTACGACCCGAAGAAAGAACGACCGCGGTCCTGA
- a CDS encoding FCD domain-containing protein translates to MVVDALSNRLASGDYPRGSRLPAERQLAASLQVARNTLREALDILEQKGLIQRRAGAGSYVVEPEHWDNAVPVAAATGPLHLHVTRGILEPEIVRLAILNMPAAGIEALAQLVDEMRATNDPAQFTRAEEDFQQKLAEGTGNPLLVSCYNLVVKARRQRHRAAMLRRLMTAERLAFQRCVHAALLNAIASRDIAAATELVQEMLVEEQRLLMQED, encoded by the coding sequence ATGGTGGTCGACGCCCTGAGCAATCGGCTGGCCTCGGGCGACTACCCGCGCGGCAGCCGCCTGCCGGCCGAGCGCCAGTTGGCCGCCAGCCTGCAGGTGGCGCGCAATACGCTGCGCGAGGCCTTGGACATCCTGGAACAGAAGGGCCTGATCCAGCGCCGCGCCGGCGCCGGCTCCTATGTCGTGGAACCCGAGCATTGGGACAATGCCGTGCCGGTCGCCGCCGCCACCGGCCCCCTGCACCTGCATGTCACCCGCGGCATCCTGGAGCCCGAGATCGTGCGGCTGGCGATCCTGAACATGCCCGCCGCCGGGATCGAGGCGCTGGCCCAGCTGGTTGACGAGATGCGTGCGACCAACGACCCGGCGCAGTTCACCCGCGCCGAGGAGGATTTCCAGCAGAAGCTGGCCGAGGGCACCGGCAACCCGCTGCTGGTCAGCTGCTATAACCTGGTGGTCAAGGCGCGCCGCCAGCGCCACCGCGCCGCCATGCTGCGCCGGCTGATGACGGCCGAGCGCCTGGCCTTCCAGCGCTGCGTCCATGCCGCGCTGCTCAATGCCATCGCCTCGCGCGATATCGCCGCCGCGACGGAACTGGTCCAGGAAATGCTGGTCGAGGAACAGCGCCTGCTCATGCAGGAGGACTGA
- a CDS encoding GXGXG domain-containing protein gives MQTIDLAKTPLRELNQALQAQAEQTNQTEWVIENPKGGHAIAVGLDAPIEVTVKGSTGYYCAGMNQQATIKVTGSAGPGVAENMMSGTVIIDGDASQYAGATGQGGLLVIKGNASSRCGISMKGIDIVVHGNIGHMSAFMAQSGNLVVLGDAGDALGDSLYEARLFVRGKVKSLGSDCIEKEMRPEHIELLKDLLERAGADAKPEEFKRYGSARKLYNFHVDHAGAY, from the coding sequence ATGCAGACTATCGACCTTGCCAAAACGCCGCTGCGCGAACTGAACCAGGCCCTGCAAGCGCAGGCCGAACAGACCAACCAGACCGAATGGGTGATCGAGAACCCCAAGGGTGGCCATGCCATCGCCGTGGGCCTGGATGCGCCGATCGAGGTCACCGTGAAGGGCTCGACCGGCTATTACTGCGCCGGCATGAACCAGCAGGCGACGATCAAGGTCACCGGCTCGGCCGGGCCGGGCGTGGCCGAGAACATGATGTCCGGCACCGTCATCATCGACGGCGACGCCAGCCAATATGCCGGCGCCACCGGCCAGGGCGGGCTGCTGGTCATCAAGGGCAATGCCTCGTCGCGCTGCGGCATCTCGATGAAGGGCATCGACATCGTGGTGCATGGCAACATCGGCCATATGTCGGCCTTCATGGCGCAGTCCGGCAACCTGGTGGTGCTGGGCGATGCCGGCGACGCGCTTGGCGACTCGCTCTACGAGGCGCGGCTGTTCGTGCGCGGCAAGGTCAAGTCGCTGGGCTCGGACTGCATCGAGAAGGAAATGCGTCCCGAGCATATCGAGCTTCTGAAGGATCTGCTGGAACGGGCCGGCGCCGACGCCAAGCCCGAAGAGTTCAAGCGCTACGGTTCGGCCCGCAAGCTCTACAACTTCCACGTCGATCACGCTGGCGCCTATTGA
- a CDS encoding FMN-binding glutamate synthase family protein, whose protein sequence is MDKTPQTLPRNSWTYSPEINAEIRRAADTGIYDIRGGGAKRRVPHFDDLLFLGASISRYPLEGYREKCDTSVTLGTRFAKKPIELKIPVTIAGMSFGALSGPAKEALGRGATMAGTSTTTGDGGMTNEERGHSEKLVYQYLPSRYGMNPNDLRRADAIEIVVGQGAKPGGGGMLLGQKITERVAKMRNLPIGIDQRSACRHPDWTGPDDLEIKILEIREITNWEKPIYIKIGGARPYYDTALAVKAGADVVVLDGMQGGTAATQDVFIENVGQPTLACIRPAVKALQDLGMHRKVQLVVSGGIRSGADMAKALALGADAVAIGTAALIALGENDPKWAAEYDTLGTTADAYDDWHEGKDPAGITTQDAELMKRLDPVEAARKLRNFLAVMTLECQTIARACGKSHVHNLEPEDLCSLTLEAAAMAGVPLAGTSWIPGQGGF, encoded by the coding sequence ATGGACAAGACCCCGCAAACCCTTCCCCGCAATAGCTGGACCTACAGCCCCGAGATCAACGCGGAGATCCGTCGCGCCGCCGATACCGGCATCTACGACATCCGCGGCGGCGGGGCGAAACGGCGGGTGCCGCATTTCGACGACCTGCTGTTCCTGGGCGCCTCGATCTCGCGCTATCCGCTGGAAGGCTATCGCGAGAAATGCGACACCTCGGTCACGCTGGGCACGCGCTTTGCCAAGAAGCCGATCGAGCTGAAGATCCCGGTGACCATCGCCGGCATGTCCTTCGGCGCGCTGTCGGGCCCGGCGAAAGAGGCGCTGGGGCGCGGGGCCACCATGGCCGGCACCTCGACCACCACCGGCGACGGCGGCATGACCAACGAGGAACGCGGCCATTCCGAAAAGCTGGTCTATCAGTATCTTCCCAGCCGCTACGGCATGAACCCGAACGACCTGCGCCGCGCCGATGCCATCGAGATCGTGGTCGGCCAGGGTGCGAAGCCGGGCGGCGGCGGCATGCTGCTGGGCCAGAAGATCACCGAGCGCGTCGCCAAGATGCGCAACCTGCCCATCGGCATCGACCAGCGCTCGGCCTGCCGCCATCCCGACTGGACCGGCCCGGACGACCTGGAGATCAAGATCCTGGAGATCCGCGAGATCACCAACTGGGAAAAGCCGATCTACATCAAGATCGGCGGCGCCCGGCCCTATTACGACACCGCGCTGGCGGTGAAGGCGGGCGCGGATGTGGTGGTCCTGGACGGCATGCAGGGCGGCACCGCCGCGACGCAGGACGTGTTCATCGAGAACGTCGGCCAGCCGACGCTGGCCTGCATCCGCCCGGCGGTGAAGGCGCTGCAGGATTTGGGCATGCACCGCAAGGTGCAGCTGGTGGTCTCGGGCGGCATCCGTTCGGGCGCGGACATGGCGAAGGCGCTGGCGCTTGGCGCCGATGCGGTCGCCATCGGCACCGCGGCGCTGATCGCGCTTGGCGAGAACGACCCGAAATGGGCCGCCGAATACGACACGCTGGGAACCACCGCCGACGCCTATGACGACTGGCACGAGGGCAAGGACCCGGCCGGCATCACCACCCAGGACGCCGAGCTGATGAAGCGCCTGGACCCGGTCGAAGCCGCGCGCAAGCTGCGCAACTTCCTTGCGGTGATGACGCTGGAATGCCAGACCATTGCCCGCGCCTGCGGCAAGAGCCATGTCCACAACCTCGAGCCCGAGGATCTGTGCTCGCTGACGCTGGAGGCGGCCGCGATGGCGGGCGTTCCGCTGGCTGGCACCAGCTGGATCCCTGGTCAGGGCGGCTTCTGA